From the genome of Phyllostomus discolor isolate MPI-MPIP mPhyDis1 chromosome 12, mPhyDis1.pri.v3, whole genome shotgun sequence, one region includes:
- the EXOC3L2 gene encoding exocyst complex component 3-like protein 2, with protein sequence MPILKSLGVADSKVSRAGTLPGRSSRNPFEDVPGLEEEETGRLGSLPNGTSCGRRATLEKLAGLSPFRLGWAPGRRAGSPGHGHGQSRSFLGRVLPPGMRRSSADFGLLARLQGSRAQADEEAPGEAAGRLAFLRLGRGPKPRRASLAERVVPAGEAAPEPPPKAREPPKMKEPLSVLEILSLIQQRELARADEHILELEAEELASSGGGAPGPPQVEGAGGGRRARDVALLYEALQRELWALVRETLAGPGLGLGAGAGAVAQLGQVLVQEEAADGRRGPGAARKLRTRWAEAVARAARERLEAAAPGAPGGLAAQLEALRARLLEDMGMVRGRLAPAYPAGLGAFGVYLRGYHGALADWLGAAARRRLPLADRYALLHWHHQVYPREVLGLVDMVALENGELGPLLSPGTVRGLEDECVTDVKAQTRAALLRALQEDEEHWGSAEGTPSSLAQDVCELLEEHTERAPRISQEFGERMAHCCLGGLAEFLQSFQQRVERFHENPGVRELLPDTYISRTIALVNCGPPLRALAERLARLGPPESEPAREAAASALDRVTRLCHRVLADLLFQELQPHFNKLMRRKWLSSPEALDGIVGTLGAQALALRRMQDEPYQALVAELHRRALVEYVKPLLRGRLRCRSARTRSRVAGRLREDAAQLQRLFRRLESPASWLDAVVPHLAEVLQLEDTPSIQVEVGVLVRDYPDIRRKHVAALLDIRGLRSTAARHEILAVARDLELSEGGALEPPRDRAFFADIPVPRPPFCLGLPLVLGCLPPSRLARPSLAGLACLRPPSPTRPRAQR encoded by the exons ATGCCCATCCTGAAGAGTCTTGGGGTGGCAGATTCCAAAGTGTCCCGGGCCGGGACCCTGCCCGGGAGGTCCTCTCGGAACCCCTTTGAGGACGTGCcggggctggaggaagaggagactgGGCGGCTGGGGAGCCTGCCCAACGGAACGTCGTGTGGCCGCCGCGCCACCCTGGAGAAGCTGGCAGGCCTGTCTCCCTTCCGACTGGGCTGGGCCCCCGGCCGGCGGGCGGGCAGCCCGGGCCACGGCCACGGGCAGTCCCGCTCCTTTCTGGGCCGGGTGCTGCCCCCAGGCATGCGCAGGAGCTCGGCGGATTTCGGCCTCCTGGCCAGGCTTCAGGGCAGCCGGGCCCAGGCCGACGAGGAGGCCCCCGGCGAGGCCGCGGGGAGACTGGCCTTCCTGAGGCTGGGGCGCGGGCCCAAGCCCCGGCGCGCCTCCTTGGCCGAGAGGGTGGTGCCTGCAGGCGAGGCGGCCCCTGAGCCCCCGCCCAAGGCCCGGGAGCCCCCGAAGATGAAGGAGCCCCTGTCGG TGCTGGAAATCCTGAGTCTGATCCAGCAGCGCGAGCTCGCGCGGGCCGACGAGCACATCTTGGAGCTGGAGGCCGAGGAGCTGGCGTCGTCGGGGGGCGGCGCGCCCGGGCCGCCCCAGGTCGAAGGCGCAGGCGGGGGCCGCCGGGCGCGGGACGTGGCGCTGCTGTACGAGGCTCTGCAGCGCGAGCTGTGGGCGCTGGTGCGCGAGACGCTGGCGGGCCCCGGGCTGGGCTTGGGCGCCGGGGCCGGCGCAGTGGCGCAACTGGGCCAGGTGCTGGTGCAGGAGGAGGCGGCCGACGGACGCCGGGGACCAGGGGCGGCCCGCAAGCTGCGCACCCGCTGGGCCGAAGCAGTGGCGCGCGCGGCTCGCGAGCGCCTGGAGGCTGCGGCACCCGGGGCTCCCGGAGGCCTGGCCGCGCAGCTGGAGGCGCTGCGGGCGCGGCTGCTGGAGGACATGGGCATGGTGCGCGGCCGCCTGGCGCCCGCCTACCCCGCGGGTCTGGGCGCCTTCGGCGTGTACCTGCGCGGCTACCACGGCGCGCTGGCCGACTGGCTGGGCGCCGCCGCGCGCCGGAGACTGCCGCTCGCCGACCGCTACGCGCTGCTGCACTGGCACCACCAGGTGTACCCCAG agaagTCTTAGGGCTGGTGGACATGGTCGCCCTGGAGAACGGGGAGCTAGGGCCCCTCCTGTCACCTGGCACGGTGCGGGGCTTGGAGGATGAATGCGTCACAGACGTGAAG GCTCAGACCCGCGCGGCCCTGCTGCGAGCGCTGCAGGAGGACGAGGAGCACTGGGGGAGCGCGGAGGGCACGCCCAGCAGCCTGGCCCAGGACGTGTGTGAG CTGCTGGAGGAGCACACAGAGCGGGCGCCCCGCATCAGCCAGGAGTTCGGAGAGCGGATGGCCCACTGCTGCCTGGGGGGGCTGGCCGAGTTCTTgcagag CTTCCAGCAGCGCGTCGAGCGATTCCACGAGAACCCAGGAGTCCGGGAGCTGTTGCCGGACACCTATATCAGCAGGACCATCGCCCTGGTCAATTGTGGGCCCCCCCTGAG GGCTCTGGCAGAGCGCCTGGCCCGGTTGGGGCCCCCCGAAAGCGAGCCAGCCCGGGAAGCAGCGGCCAGCGCCCTGGACCGCGTGACCCGGCTCTGCCACCGAGTGCTGGCCGACCTCCTGTTCCAGGAGCTGCAG CCTCACTTCAACAAGCTGATGCGCCGGAAGTGGCTGAGCAGCCCGGAGGCCCTGGACGGCATCGTGGGCACGCTGGGCGCTCAGGCCCTGGCCCTGCGCAGGATGCAGGATGAGCCTTACCAG GCGCTGGTGGCGGAGCTGCACCGGCGGGCGCTGGTGGAGTACGTGAAGCCCCTGCTCCGCGGACGCCTGCGCTGCCGATCGGCGCGGACCCGCAGCCGCGTGGCGGGGAGGCTGCGGGAGGACGCGGCGCAGCTCCAGAGGCTCTTCAGGCGGCTG GAGTCCCCGGCCTCGTGGCTGGACGCCGTGGTGCCGCATCTGGCCGAAGTCCTGCAGCTGGAGGACACGCCCAGCatccaggtggaggtgggggtgctggTGCGCGACTACCCGGACATCAG GCGGAAGCACGTGGCCGCGCTCCTCGACATCCGCGGCCTGCGCAGCACCGCCGCCCGCCACGAGATCCTGGCCGTGGCCCGCGACCTGGAACTGTCTGAGGGGGGCGCCCTGGAGCCGCCTCGGGACCGCGCCTTCTTCGCAGACATCCCCGTGCCCCGCCCGCCCTTCTGCCTCGGCCTCCCTCTCGTCCTGGGCTGCCTTCCCCCGTCCAGGCTGGCCAGGCCCAGTCTGGCCGGCCTGGCCTGTCTGCGGCCTCCTTCTCCGACACGACCCCGGGCCCAGCGCTGA